In Sebaldella sp. S0638, the sequence TATTGTTTCATATTGGTTAAAACCTGTAGAAACTTTATCAAGCAGAGGCGGTGAAAATAATGTCGGAATTGAAACATCAGGATTATTAAAATTAAAATCCGCTATATCCTTTAATTCCACATTTGGCTCTGCTGGTATTTCTACATTGGAATGAATAGTAACTTCTTTAGGATTCTGAACCTTGTTTATATTAAGGTTGATATCCTTTACATTTATATTATTCACAGGAATGTTTATTCCCAGCTCTATTTCCTTTACTTCCTGCTGTGACTTATAAGGTTTGAAATTACTCTCTCCCTTTCTGTCTGTTTTAGCATAAAAACCACTGAAGAAAATCTGCCACTCCAGATATTCCGGCTTTATTATGTAATCACCTTGTAAGTATAAATCTTTTAGTTCTCTATTTTTTTGATTGAGTATTCGTTCAATAAATTTATATGACTTTTCATTAGCTTTTTCTGTTTGAAGGTTTTTTGTCATTTTATTGTATAATCTGTCATAATTAACATTTATGTTATCTGCTGCAGCTGCTGTCGCTCCTACTACATTCAGCCCTAAAAGAAGTAATAACTTTTCTTTATTCTTCATAATTATTCTCCATTTCAAAATAAAATCTTTATCAAATTATACTATTTTCATTACAAGATGTCAAACAACGATAAAGTTCATCTAAAACTATGGTTTCAAAGAATTTAACTATATCTGTAGAAAAAAGACGAAACAAAAATGCTCCGCCTTTCATAATTAAAATATATAAAATTAAAATACTGCTTTTAAAGTAACTCCTACTCTGTAATCATCCTGGTCATTATCACCGATTCCGTATTCACCGCTGACAAATATACCATATCTGTCTTCTACTTCCACTCCTACTGTTGCTCTTGTTCTAAATGTACCTTTTTCATCTTCCGGTTTTGATAACTTATGATAATTATCCTCTACTGAAACAAGTCTTGCTTTTTCTCTTTCATTCAAATCTGCAAGTTCATACTCATAAGCTACATCTAATGACCCTTTCAGCTGCCATCCCGAATTTGATCCAAGAAGTGCTGCTCCTTTTAGCTCCACTCCTGCTCTCGGTTTTGCACTCCATGCATCATTTCCTTCTACTTCCAGCGCTTCAAGTCCTTTTTCGCTAAAGTCCGGTCTTGTTACATACATTGCCCTGAATGCTCCATATGGTGTGATACTTGCTTTTTTACCTAATGCAATCTCTTTTCCAAGTATATTATCCGAAGTTATTGAATATGTTTCATAAGTTCCGTTCATTTCTGATCTTCCTGTCGGCGAAGGCCAGTCTATGTTTCTGTCTATATTATGAAAACCGACTCTTCCTGTAAGATTATTTATTACTTTCCAGTTGTCAGAAGTATACTTATTATGAACCCCCAGCTGAATCGTATCTACCCATTCCTCACTCTGATTTCCGTCCTTAAATTCGAATCCTGTGTGTAAATATCCCATTGAGTATCCAAATGTATGTTTATAAGTTCTTTCTACTTCTCTCAAAGCCAGAACTCCTGTTGTAGCATAGTCATATCCTGTGACTCCGTCTGTGTTCTCGGTGTTTCTTCCTCTTCCTGCTATTATATTTACTTTTACATTTTCTTTAGTATTATTCTTTGAACCCTGAAGAAGACTCAGTGAATTTTCAAAAGCCTTTGCTATATCATCTTCTCTTTGATTAATATTCGAATATACATTACCTGCAAGACTTCCCATTACGTGTCTGAAATCTCTTTCATTTTCCAGAATATCCAGCTTGTCAAATATCTTCCCGCCGTCTCCTGTG encodes:
- a CDS encoding autotransporter domain-containing protein produces the protein MHLILKNGAIGIFADGGAGIENYGDITLYGEGVIGIAGKNAGNIVNYAVITVTGENSTGIYGTLNTVVQNKGTINVSGNGGIGIIAPEGKIINEGTINYTNGAAAVKLQEGYAIPELINAGIINVNGHFSNEGMEISIKPNLDTLRKSDDPGVEFVLNSGSISAGSMDITNTVSILSDFSQGTNAKVYKMEDVFLTSNGSVTSSTGKIPVVSKSLTWEATPKVNDNGNIDIYMQKIDYHKFTDGLWFDDFGKALDEKYDGATGDGGKIFDKLDILENERDFRHVMGSLAGNVYSNINQREDDIAKAFENSLSLLQGSKNNTKENVKVNIIAGRGRNTENTDGVTGYDYATTGVLALREVERTYKHTFGYSMGYLHTGFEFKDGNQSEEWVDTIQLGVHNKYTSDNWKVINNLTGRVGFHNIDRNIDWPSPTGRSEMNGTYETYSITSDNILGKEIALGKKASITPYGAFRAMYVTRPDFSEKGLEALEVEGNDAWSAKPRAGVELKGAALLGSNSGWQLKGSLDVAYEYELADLNEREKARLVSVEDNYHKLSKPEDEKGTFRTRATVGVEVEDRYGIFVSGEYGIGDNDQDDYRVGVTLKAVF